A single genomic interval of Lathyrus oleraceus cultivar Zhongwan6 chromosome 7, CAAS_Psat_ZW6_1.0, whole genome shotgun sequence harbors:
- the LOC127100429 gene encoding uncharacterized protein LOC127100429 isoform X43 gives MPSKESKITGIPGPKSNVSANATTTRSGMLSSGSSKRNQNAHPSLPKNPTPSIPSLSKNPTPSIPRMSKNPTPSISSLSKNPTYVPSIPKVDMADKCSVSRSLTKQAGKLSDTPVSILRPPSRMDQTTHQTGTIKSSGLRKPSPSIGFFSQVKASGSHSLQKSSIPCKPSESNIPKLRKLGTVSVKEARSKIVKGAAKNRTKELSHSDVNSEAIVPIDNKQKAGVEVDFDSSSFEIISKQAEVENILDDVILKSKEQGELHENEIISSMENMVLPTHEKEFLTKSQTHEQLEKDADHTLEKMSDTNELSLSDVKPEAIVQIDNKQMAGVEVDCDSSIFEIISKQAEVENILDDVILKSKEQGELHENEIISSMENMVLPTREKEFLTKSQTHEQLEKEADHTLEKVSDTKELSLSDVKPEAIMQIDNKQMAGVEVDCDSSVFEIISKQAEVENILDDVILKSKEQGELHENEIISSMENMVLPTHEKEFLTKSQTHEQLEKEADHTLEKVSDTKELSLSDVKPEAIVQIDNKQMAGVEVDCDSSVFEIISKQAEVENILDDVILKSKEQGELHENEIISSMENMVLPTHEKEFLTKSQTHEQLEKEADHTLEKVSDTKELSLSDVKPEAIVQIDNKQMPGVEGDCDSSIFEIISKQAEVENILDDVILKSKEQGELHENEIISSMENMVIPTHENELLKKSQTHEQLEKEADHTLDNKLYDVTSNGDRSSYQEPQSTLFPIMQRTSNTVQNTIGQDEDDQIKGPTGDIPPFKESLILQAEFSGEFKGYKSAKTALLNSSLDDFCKTVPEGSKQGTPCKNTEQVNCGADEFGRYEGDAQGHLLNESLIINCKKTTQSNLDAVSQQLQADQPKALNPSGVEEIGPEKENISDMNSSQPVHVTSLFSKGSPENSILGINDASEDESKIIEIKDCQLPVDDQLGFILRSPVDKECDQVIDSKAIRDRTPEFELDRLSENCITVSASSLADDNNINEDSYLPGFQKSSAVVAVNSQDVHLDSDFLPKVIVSSTEIKEQNLVEDAFEGCGFHSNEHNATNHHIEDMSVNIEGNHDVDGKVELLQINDVDEKAEFLQINDVDEKMELLQINDVEDGNHDVDEKVELLQINDVDEKVELLQINDVDEKVEILQINDVEDGNHDVDKKVELLQINGAEDGNRDVDEKVELLQINDVDEKVELLQINDVDKTVELLQINDVEDGNHDVDEKAELLQINGAEDGNHDVDEKVELLQINGAEDGNHDVDEKVELLQINGADDGNCDVDEKVELLQINDVDEKVELLQINDVEDGNHDVDEKVELLQINGAEDGNHDVEDKVELLQINDAEEGLSDILPLVETQLNMNFFSSEFDSSIEVSEDPFSTAVSLICEKQCSLSENSKLLSSDMLVNKDGNQGVDEKVELLQINGAEEGSLDISPSVEIQLENVISAEFDSSTKVSEDPCLLSEKSKLLASENSIFNATIPQGSEVSSMKLNENAISAELGSSIDVSEGPCLLSEKSKLLASENSIFNATIPEGSEVSSVKLNRNAISADLDSSIQVSEGPFTSAVAWKSEEQCLLSEKSKLLDSDNSIFIETILQGNEVGSVNSESLSDAAVTTVFENDKSPNTDMASQSKDKIDFPEEDNGKIIHLEIDATKTKQEVPIAKPPLNVAPFTEEWLAAIEAAGEEILMMKSGAVQNSPPDKVQNEPNPWSPVKKNQEIGPFDCTKITKHNIQSSDPS, from the exons ATGCCGAGTAAAGAGTCAAAAATCACTGGGATACCAGGACCAAAATCCAATGTTTCTGCAAATGCAACTACCACTAGGAGTGGAATGTTGAGCTCAGGTTCCTCAAAAAGAAATCAGAATGCACATCCTA GCCTGCCAAAAAATCCTACGCCAAGCATCCCTAGCCTATCAAAAAATCCTACGCCAAGCATCCCTCGCATGTCAAAAAATCCTACACCAAGCATCTCTAGCCTGTCAAAAAATCCTACATATGTTCCAAGCATCCCTAAAGTTGATATGGCTGACAAGTGTTCTGTTAGTAGAAGTCTTACCAAGCAGGCTGGAAAACTTTCG GATACCCCAGTTTCCATACTACGTCCACCATCCAGAATGGATCAAACAACGCATCAAACAGGGACAATAAAATCATCAGGCCTACGGAAGCCATCTCCCTCCATTGGTTTCTTTTCTCAG GTAAAAGCTTCCGGTTCACACAGCTTGCAGAAAAGCTCCATACCCTGCAAACCTTCAGAGAGTAACATTCCTAAACTAAGGAAGTTGGGAACAGTTTCTGTTAAAGAAGCAAGGTCCAAAATTGTCAAAGGGGCAGCAAAGAATCGTACTAAGGAATTAAGCCATTCAGATGTCAACTCAGAAGCAATTGTGCCAATAGACAATAAGCAGAAGGCTGGTGTAGAAGTGGATTTTGATTCTTCTAGTTTTGAAATAATAAGTAAGCAAGCAGAGGTTGAAAACATTCTTGATGATGTCATCTTAAAATCTAAGGAGCAAGGAGAACTACATGAAAATGAGATCATTTCAAGCATGGAGAACATGGTATTACCTACACATGAAAAGGAATTTCTTACGAAGAGTCAGACACACGAGCAGTTGGAGAAAGACGCTGACCACACTCTGGAGAAAATGTCAGACACTAATGAATTAAGCCTTTCAGATGTCAAGCCAGAAGCAATCGTGCAAATAGACAATAAGCAGATGGCTGGTGTAGAAGTGGATTGTGATTCTTCGATTTTTGAAATAATAAGTAAGCAAGCAGAGGTTGAAAACATTCTTGATGATGTCATCTTAAAATCCAAGGAACAAGGAGAACTACATGAAAATGAGATCATTTCTAGCATGGAGAACATGGTATTACCTACACGTGAAAAGGAATTTCTTACAAAGAGTCAGACACATGAGCAGTTGGAGAAAGAGGCTGACCACACTCTGGAGAAAGTGTCAGACACTAAGGAATTAAGCCTTTCAGACGTCAAGCCAGAAGCAATCATGCAAATAGACAATAAGCAGATGGCTGGTGTAGAAGTGGATTGTGATTCTTCGGTTTTTGAAATAATAAGTAAGCAAGCAGAGGTTGAAAACATTCTTGATGATGTCATCTTAAAATCTAAGGAGCAAGGAGAACTACATGAAAATGAGATCATTTCAAGCATGGAGAACATGGTATTACCTACACATGAAAAGGAATTTCTTACGAAGAGTCAGACACATGAGCAGTTGGAGAAAGAGGCTGACCACACTCTGGAGAAAGTGTCAGACACTAAGGAATTAAGCCTTTCAGATGTCAAGCCAGAAGCAATCGTGCAAATAGACAATAAGCAGATGGCTGGTGTAGAAGTGGATTGTGATTCTTCGGTTTTTGAAATAATAAGTAAGCAAGCAGAGGTTGAAAACATTCTTGATGATGTTATCTTAAAATCCAAGGAACAAGGAGAACTACATGAAAATGAGATCATTTCTAGCATGGAGAACATGGTATTACCTACACATGAAAAGGAATTTCTTACAAAGAGTCAGACACATGAGCAGTTGGAGAAAGAGGCTGACCACACTCTGGAGAAAGTGTCAGACACTAAGGAATTAAGCCTTTCAGATGTCAAGCCAGAAGCAATCGTGCAAATAGACAATAAGCAGATGCCTGGTGTAGAAGGGGATTGTGATTCTTCGATTTTTGAAATAATAAGTAAGCAAGCAGAGGTTGAAAACATTCTTGATGATGTCATCTTAAAATCCAAGGAGCAAGGAGAACTACATGAAAATGAGATCATTTCTAGCATGGAGAACATGGTAATACCTACACATGAGAATGAACTTCTTAAAAAGAGTCAGACACATGAGCAGTTGGAGAAAGAGGCCGACCACACTCTGGATAACAAGTTATATGATGTTACGTCAAATGGGGACCGGTCTTCATATCAGGAACCACAGTCTACGCTCTTTCCTATCATGCAGAGAACTTCTAATACTGTGCAGAATACCATAGGACAAGATGAAGATGATCAAATCAAAGGGCCCACCGGTGACATTCCGCCTTTCAAGGAAAGTTTGATACTACAGGCAGAGTTTTCAGGAGAGTTTAAGGGATACAAGAGTGCCAAGACTGCACTTTTAAATTCTAGCCTTGATGATTTTTGCAAAACTGTCCCCGAAGGATCTAAACAAGGAACCCCGTGTAAGAATACTGAACAGGTAAATTGTGGTGCTGATGAATTTGGTAGATATGAAGGAGATGCACAGGGGCATTTATTGAACGAGAGTCTCATAATCAATTGCAAAAAAACCACCCAAAGTAATTTAGACGCAGTTAGTCAGCAGTTACAGGCAGACCAACCCAAGGCTCTAAATCCTAGTGGTGTAGAAGAAATTGGACCGGAAAAAGAAAATATCTCTGATATGAACAGTTCTCAGCCAGTTCATGTGACGAGCTTATTTTCCAAAGGTTCTCCTGAAAATTCCATACTAGGAATCAATGACGCTTCTGAGGATGAATCTAAAATAATTGAGATCAAAGACTGTCAGCTTCCTGTAGATGATCAATTAGGTTTCATCCTGAGAAGCCCAGTGGATAAGGAATGTGACCAGGTTATTGACTCAAAAGCAATCCGTGATAGAACTCCGGAGTTTGAATTGGATAGGTTGAGTGAAAATTGTATAACTGTTTCAGCATCTTCATTGGCAGATGATAATAACATAAATGAAGATTCCTATCTTCCTGGGTTTCAAAAGTCTAGTGCTGTTGTTGCTGTAAATTCCCAGGATGTTCACTTGGATAGTGACTTTCTGCCAAAAGTTATTGTTTCATCTACAGAAATCAAGGAGCAAAATTTAGTTGAGGATGCATTTGAAGGATGCGGGTTCCATAGCAATGAGCACAATGCTACCAATCATCATATTGAAGATATGTCTGTAAACATAGAGGGAAATCATGATGTCGATGGAAAGGTGGAACTTCTGCAAATCAATGATGTGGATGAAAAGGCGGAATTTTTGCAAATCAATGATGTGGATGAAAAGATGGAACTCTTGCAAATCAATGATGTAGAAGATGGAAATCATGATGTGGATGAAAAG GTGGAACTTTTGCAAATCAATGATGTGGATGAAAAGGTGGAACTTTTGCAAATTAATGATGTGGATGAAAAGGTGGAAATTTTGCAAATCAATGATGTAGAAGATGGAAATCATGACGTGGATAAAAAGGTGGAACTCTTGCAAATCAATGGTGCAGAAGATGGAAATCGTGATGTGGATGAAAAGGTGGAACTTTTGCAAATCAATGATGTGGATGAAAAGGTGGAACTTTTGCAAATTAATGATGTGGATAAAACGGTGGAACTTTTGCAAATCAATGATGTAGAAGATGGAAATCATGACGTGGATGAAAAGGCGGAACTCTTGCAAATCAATGGTGCAGAAGATGGAAATCATGATGTGGATGAAAAGGTGGAACTCTTGCAAATCAATGGTGCAGAAGATGGAAATCATGATGTGGATGAAAAGGTGGAACTGTTGCAAATCAATGGTGCAGACGATGGAAATTGTGATGTGGACGAAAAGGTGGAACTTTTGCAAATCAATGATGTGGATGAAAAGGTGGAACTTTTGCAAATCAACGATGTAGAAGATGGAAATCATGATGTGGATGAAAAGGTGGAACTCTTGCAAATCAATGGTGCAGAAGATGGAAATCATGATGTGGAAGACAAGGTTGAACTTTTGCAAATCAATGATGCTGAAGAAGGTTTGTCGGATATACTGCCTTTAGTTGAAACTCAACTCAATATGAACTTTTTTTCTTCTGAATTTGACTCTTCTATTGAAGTGAGTGAAGATCCCTTTTCAACTGCAGTTTCTTTGATATGTGAGAAGCAGTGTAGTTTAAGTGAAAATTCAAAGTTACTAAGTTCAGATATGCTTGTAAACAAAGATGGAAATCAAGGTGTCGATGAAAAAGTGGAACTTTTGCAAATCAACGGTGCAGAAGAAGGTTCATTAGATATATCTCCTTCAGTTGAAATTCAACTCGAGAATGTTATTTCTGCTGAATTTGATTCTTCTACTAAAGTGAGTGAAGATCCATGTCTTTTAAgtgaaaaatcaaaattattAGCTTCAGAGAATTCAATCTTCAATGCAACAATCCCACAAGGCAGCGAAGTTAGTTCAATGAAACTCAATGAGAACGCTATTTCTGCTGAATTAGGTTCTTCTATTGATGTGAGTGAAGGCCCCTGTCTTTTAAgtgaaaaatcaaaattattAGCTTCAGAGAATTCAATCTTCAACGCAACAATCCCAGAAGGCAGCGAAGTTAGTTCAGTGAAACTCAATAGGAATGCTATTTCTGCTGATTTAGATTCTTCTATTCAAGTGAGTGAAGGCCCCTTTACTAGTGCAGTTGCTTGGAAATCTGAGGAGCAATGTCTTTTAAGTGAAAAATCGAAGTTACTAGATTCAGATAATTCAATCTTCATTGAAACAATCCTACAAGGTAATGAAGTTGGTTCAGTGAACAGTGAAAGTTTATCAGATGCAGCTGTAACTACTGTCTTTGAGAATGATAAGTCTCCTAATACTGACATGGCAAGTCAGTCAAAAGACAAAATCGACTTTCCAGAAGAAGACAACGGCAAAATAATTCATCT CGAAATAGATGCAACTAAAACCAAGCAGGAAGTTCCGATAGCGAAGCCTCCACTGAATGTTGCTCCCTTTACTGAGGAATGGTTAGCTGCAATAGAAGCAGCTGGAGAG GAGATTTTAATGATGAAGAGTGGCGCTGTACAAAACTCTCCTCCTGACAAAGTCCAGAATGAACCGAACCCTTGGTCACCG GtgaagaaaaatcaagagatTGGACCATTTGATTGTACTAAAATAACCAAACATAACATCCAGAGTTCCGATCCATCGTGA
- the LOC127100429 gene encoding uncharacterized protein LOC127100429 isoform X30, whose amino-acid sequence MPSKESKITGIPGPKSNVSANATTTRSGMLSSGSSKRNQNAHPSLPKNPTPSIPSLSKNPTPSIPRMSKNPTPSISSLSKNPTYVPSIPKVDMADKCSVSRSLTKQAGKLSDTPVSILRPPSRMDQTTHQTGTIKSSGLRKPSPSIGFFSQVKASGSHSLQKSSIPCKPSESNIPKLRKLGTVSVKEARSKIVKGAAKNRTKELSHSDVNSEAIVPIDNKQKAGVEVDFDSSSFEIISKQAEVENILDDVILKSKEQGELHENEIISSMENMVLPTHEKEFLTKSQTHEQLEKDADHTLEKMSDTNELSLSDVKPEAIVQIDNKQMAGVEVDCDSSIFEIISKQAEVENILDDVILKSKEQGELHENEIISSMENMVLPTREKEFLTKSQTHEQLEKEADHTLEKVSDTKELSLSDVKPEAIMQIDNKQMAGVEVDCDSSVFEIISKQAEVENILDDVILKSKEQGELHENEIISSMENMVLPTHEKEFLTKSQTHEQLEKEADHTLEKVSDTKELSLSDVKPEAIVQIDNKQMAGVEVDCDSSVFEIISKQAEVENILDDVILKSKEQGELHENEIISSMENMVLPTHEKEFLTKSQTHEQLEKEADHTLEKVSDTKELSLSDVKPEAIVQIDNKQMPGVEGDCDSSIFEIISKQAEVENILDDVILKSKEQGELHENEIISSMENMVIPTHENELLKKSQTHEQLEKEADHTLDNKLYDVTSNGDRSSYQEPQSTLFPIMQRTSNTVQNTIGQDEDDQIKGPTGDIPPFKESLILQAEFSGEFKGYKSAKTALLNSSLDDFCKTVPEGSKQGTPCKNTEQVNCGADEFGRYEGDAQGHLLNESLIINCKKTTQSNLDAVSQQLQADQPKALNPSGVEEIGPEKENISDMNSSQPVHVTSLFSKGSPENSILGINDASEDESKIIEIKDCQLPVDDQLGFILRSPVDKECDQVIDSKAIRDRTPEFELDRLSENCITVSASSLADDNNINEDSYLPGFQKSSAVVAVNSQDVHLDSDFLPKVIVSSTEIKEQNLVEDAFEGCGFHSNEHNATNHHIEDMSVNIEGNHDVDGKVELLQINDVDEKAEFLQINDVDEKMELLQINDVEDGNHDVDEKVELLQINDVEDGNHDVDEKVELLRINGAEDGNCDLDENVDLLQINDVDEKVEHLQINDVDEKVEILQINDVEDGNHDVDGKVELLQIIGAEDGNRDLDEKVELLQINDVDEKVELLQINDVDEKVEILQINDVEDGNHDVDKKVELLQINGAEDGNRDVDEKVELLQINDVDEKVELLQINDVDKTVELLQINDVEDGNHDVDEKAELLQINGAEDGNHDVDEKVELLQINGAEDGNHDVDEKVELLQINGADDGNCDVDEKVELLQINDVDEKVELLQINDVEDGNHDVDEKVELLQINGAEDGNHDVEDKVELLQINDAEEGLSDILPLVETQLNMNFFSSEFDSSIEVSEDPFSTAVSLICEKQCSLSENSKLLSSDMLVNKDGNQGVDEKVELLQINGAEEGSLDISPSVEIQLENVISAEFDSSTKVSEDPCLLSEKSKLLASENSIFNATIPQGSEVSSMKLNENAISAELGSSIDVSEGPCLLSEKSKLLASENSIFNATIPEGSEVSSVKLNRNAISADLDSSIQVSEGPFTSAVAWKSEEQCLLSEKSKLLDSDNSIFIETILQGNEVGSVNSESLSDAAVTTVFENDKSPNTDMASQSKDKIDFPEEDNGKIIHLEIDATKTKQEVPIAKPPLNVAPFTEEWLAAIEAAGEEILMMKSGAVQNSPPDKVQNEPNPWSPVKKNQEIGPFDCTKITKHNIQSSDPS is encoded by the exons ATGCCGAGTAAAGAGTCAAAAATCACTGGGATACCAGGACCAAAATCCAATGTTTCTGCAAATGCAACTACCACTAGGAGTGGAATGTTGAGCTCAGGTTCCTCAAAAAGAAATCAGAATGCACATCCTA GCCTGCCAAAAAATCCTACGCCAAGCATCCCTAGCCTATCAAAAAATCCTACGCCAAGCATCCCTCGCATGTCAAAAAATCCTACACCAAGCATCTCTAGCCTGTCAAAAAATCCTACATATGTTCCAAGCATCCCTAAAGTTGATATGGCTGACAAGTGTTCTGTTAGTAGAAGTCTTACCAAGCAGGCTGGAAAACTTTCG GATACCCCAGTTTCCATACTACGTCCACCATCCAGAATGGATCAAACAACGCATCAAACAGGGACAATAAAATCATCAGGCCTACGGAAGCCATCTCCCTCCATTGGTTTCTTTTCTCAG GTAAAAGCTTCCGGTTCACACAGCTTGCAGAAAAGCTCCATACCCTGCAAACCTTCAGAGAGTAACATTCCTAAACTAAGGAAGTTGGGAACAGTTTCTGTTAAAGAAGCAAGGTCCAAAATTGTCAAAGGGGCAGCAAAGAATCGTACTAAGGAATTAAGCCATTCAGATGTCAACTCAGAAGCAATTGTGCCAATAGACAATAAGCAGAAGGCTGGTGTAGAAGTGGATTTTGATTCTTCTAGTTTTGAAATAATAAGTAAGCAAGCAGAGGTTGAAAACATTCTTGATGATGTCATCTTAAAATCTAAGGAGCAAGGAGAACTACATGAAAATGAGATCATTTCAAGCATGGAGAACATGGTATTACCTACACATGAAAAGGAATTTCTTACGAAGAGTCAGACACACGAGCAGTTGGAGAAAGACGCTGACCACACTCTGGAGAAAATGTCAGACACTAATGAATTAAGCCTTTCAGATGTCAAGCCAGAAGCAATCGTGCAAATAGACAATAAGCAGATGGCTGGTGTAGAAGTGGATTGTGATTCTTCGATTTTTGAAATAATAAGTAAGCAAGCAGAGGTTGAAAACATTCTTGATGATGTCATCTTAAAATCCAAGGAACAAGGAGAACTACATGAAAATGAGATCATTTCTAGCATGGAGAACATGGTATTACCTACACGTGAAAAGGAATTTCTTACAAAGAGTCAGACACATGAGCAGTTGGAGAAAGAGGCTGACCACACTCTGGAGAAAGTGTCAGACACTAAGGAATTAAGCCTTTCAGACGTCAAGCCAGAAGCAATCATGCAAATAGACAATAAGCAGATGGCTGGTGTAGAAGTGGATTGTGATTCTTCGGTTTTTGAAATAATAAGTAAGCAAGCAGAGGTTGAAAACATTCTTGATGATGTCATCTTAAAATCTAAGGAGCAAGGAGAACTACATGAAAATGAGATCATTTCAAGCATGGAGAACATGGTATTACCTACACATGAAAAGGAATTTCTTACGAAGAGTCAGACACATGAGCAGTTGGAGAAAGAGGCTGACCACACTCTGGAGAAAGTGTCAGACACTAAGGAATTAAGCCTTTCAGATGTCAAGCCAGAAGCAATCGTGCAAATAGACAATAAGCAGATGGCTGGTGTAGAAGTGGATTGTGATTCTTCGGTTTTTGAAATAATAAGTAAGCAAGCAGAGGTTGAAAACATTCTTGATGATGTTATCTTAAAATCCAAGGAACAAGGAGAACTACATGAAAATGAGATCATTTCTAGCATGGAGAACATGGTATTACCTACACATGAAAAGGAATTTCTTACAAAGAGTCAGACACATGAGCAGTTGGAGAAAGAGGCTGACCACACTCTGGAGAAAGTGTCAGACACTAAGGAATTAAGCCTTTCAGATGTCAAGCCAGAAGCAATCGTGCAAATAGACAATAAGCAGATGCCTGGTGTAGAAGGGGATTGTGATTCTTCGATTTTTGAAATAATAAGTAAGCAAGCAGAGGTTGAAAACATTCTTGATGATGTCATCTTAAAATCCAAGGAGCAAGGAGAACTACATGAAAATGAGATCATTTCTAGCATGGAGAACATGGTAATACCTACACATGAGAATGAACTTCTTAAAAAGAGTCAGACACATGAGCAGTTGGAGAAAGAGGCCGACCACACTCTGGATAACAAGTTATATGATGTTACGTCAAATGGGGACCGGTCTTCATATCAGGAACCACAGTCTACGCTCTTTCCTATCATGCAGAGAACTTCTAATACTGTGCAGAATACCATAGGACAAGATGAAGATGATCAAATCAAAGGGCCCACCGGTGACATTCCGCCTTTCAAGGAAAGTTTGATACTACAGGCAGAGTTTTCAGGAGAGTTTAAGGGATACAAGAGTGCCAAGACTGCACTTTTAAATTCTAGCCTTGATGATTTTTGCAAAACTGTCCCCGAAGGATCTAAACAAGGAACCCCGTGTAAGAATACTGAACAGGTAAATTGTGGTGCTGATGAATTTGGTAGATATGAAGGAGATGCACAGGGGCATTTATTGAACGAGAGTCTCATAATCAATTGCAAAAAAACCACCCAAAGTAATTTAGACGCAGTTAGTCAGCAGTTACAGGCAGACCAACCCAAGGCTCTAAATCCTAGTGGTGTAGAAGAAATTGGACCGGAAAAAGAAAATATCTCTGATATGAACAGTTCTCAGCCAGTTCATGTGACGAGCTTATTTTCCAAAGGTTCTCCTGAAAATTCCATACTAGGAATCAATGACGCTTCTGAGGATGAATCTAAAATAATTGAGATCAAAGACTGTCAGCTTCCTGTAGATGATCAATTAGGTTTCATCCTGAGAAGCCCAGTGGATAAGGAATGTGACCAGGTTATTGACTCAAAAGCAATCCGTGATAGAACTCCGGAGTTTGAATTGGATAGGTTGAGTGAAAATTGTATAACTGTTTCAGCATCTTCATTGGCAGATGATAATAACATAAATGAAGATTCCTATCTTCCTGGGTTTCAAAAGTCTAGTGCTGTTGTTGCTGTAAATTCCCAGGATGTTCACTTGGATAGTGACTTTCTGCCAAAAGTTATTGTTTCATCTACAGAAATCAAGGAGCAAAATTTAGTTGAGGATGCATTTGAAGGATGCGGGTTCCATAGCAATGAGCACAATGCTACCAATCATCATATTGAAGATATGTCTGTAAACATAGAGGGAAATCATGATGTCGATGGAAAGGTGGAACTTCTGCAAATCAATGATGTGGATGAAAAGGCGGAATTTTTGCAAATCAATGATGTGGATGAAAAGATGGAACTCTTGCAAATCAATGATGTAGAAGATGGAAATCATGATGTGGATGAAAAG GTGGAACTTTTGCAAATCAATGATGTGGAAGATGGAAATCATGATGTGGATGAAAAGGTGGAACTCTTGCGAATCAATGGTGCAGAAGATGGAAATTGTGATTTGGATGAAAATGTGGATCTTTTGCAGATCAATGATGTGGATGAAAAGGTGGAACATTTGCAAATCAATGATGTGGATGAAAAGGTGGAAATTTTGCAAATCAATGATGTAGAAGATGGAAATCATGATGTGGATGGAAAGGTGGAACTCTTGCAAATCATTGGTGCAGAAGATGGAAATCGTGATTTGGATGAAAAGGTGGAACTTTTGCAAATCAATGATGTGGATGAAAAGGTGGAACTTTTGCAAATTAATGATGTGGATGAAAAGGTGGAAATTTTGCAAATCAATGATGTAGAAGATGGAAATCATGACGTGGATAAAAAGGTGGAACTCTTGCAAATCAATGGTGCAGAAGATGGAAATCGTGATGTGGATGAAAAGGTGGAACTTTTGCAAATCAATGATGTGGATGAAAAGGTGGAACTTTTGCAAATTAATGATGTGGATAAAACGGTGGAACTTTTGCAAATCAATGATGTAGAAGATGGAAATCATGACGTGGATGAAAAGGCGGAACTCTTGCAAATCAATGGTGCAGAAGATGGAAATCATGATGTGGATGAAAAGGTGGAACTCTTGCAAATCAATGGTGCAGAAGATGGAAATCATGATGTGGATGAAAAGGTGGAACTGTTGCAAATCAATGGTGCAGACGATGGAAATTGTGATGTGGACGAAAAGGTGGAACTTTTGCAAATCAATGATGTGGATGAAAAGGTGGAACTTTTGCAAATCAACGATGTAGAAGATGGAAATCATGATGTGGATGAAAAGGTGGAACTCTTGCAAATCAATGGTGCAGAAGATGGAAATCATGATGTGGAAGACAAGGTTGAACTTTTGCAAATCAATGATGCTGAAGAAGGTTTGTCGGATATACTGCCTTTAGTTGAAACTCAACTCAATATGAACTTTTTTTCTTCTGAATTTGACTCTTCTATTGAAGTGAGTGAAGATCCCTTTTCAACTGCAGTTTCTTTGATATGTGAGAAGCAGTGTAGTTTAAGTGAAAATTCAAAGTTACTAAGTTCAGATATGCTTGTAAACAAAGATGGAAATCAAGGTGTCGATGAAAAAGTGGAACTTTTGCAAATCAACGGTGCAGAAGAAGGTTCATTAGATATATCTCCTTCAGTTGAAATTCAACTCGAGAATGTTATTTCTGCTGAATTTGATTCTTCTACTAAAGTGAGTGAAGATCCATGTCTTTTAAgtgaaaaatcaaaattattAGCTTCAGAGAATTCAATCTTCAATGCAACAATCCCACAAGGCAGCGAAGTTAGTTCAATGAAACTCAATGAGAACGCTATTTCTGCTGAATTAGGTTCTTCTATTGATGTGAGTGAAGGCCCCTGTCTTTTAAgtgaaaaatcaaaattattAGCTTCAGAGAATTCAATCTTCAACGCAACAATCCCAGAAGGCAGCGAAGTTAGTTCAGTGAAACTCAATAGGAATGCTATTTCTGCTGATTTAGATTCTTCTATTCAAGTGAGTGAAGGCCCCTTTACTAGTGCAGTTGCTTGGAAATCTGAGGAGCAATGTCTTTTAAGTGAAAAATCGAAGTTACTAGATTCAGATAATTCAATCTTCATTGAAACAATCCTACAAGGTAATGAAGTTGGTTCAGTGAACAGTGAAAGTTTATCAGATGCAGCTGTAACTACTGTCTTTGAGAATGATAAGTCTCCTAATACTGACATGGCAAGTCAGTCAAAAGACAAAATCGACTTTCCAGAAGAAGACAACGGCAAAATAATTCATCT CGAAATAGATGCAACTAAAACCAAGCAGGAAGTTCCGATAGCGAAGCCTCCACTGAATGTTGCTCCCTTTACTGAGGAATGGTTAGCTGCAATAGAAGCAGCTGGAGAG GAGATTTTAATGATGAAGAGTGGCGCTGTACAAAACTCTCCTCCTGACAAAGTCCAGAATGAACCGAACCCTTGGTCACCG GtgaagaaaaatcaagagatTGGACCATTTGATTGTACTAAAATAACCAAACATAACATCCAGAGTTCCGATCCATCGTGA